A window of Tatumella citrea genomic DNA:
TTGTCAGGAAATCCGGAGGAGAGGCTTTTTACTGCGCGGTTTTAGACGGTGAATGCCTGATTAATATTAACGGACAAGGTCCGCAACTACTCGTTGCTGGTGACTTTCTGTTGATACCTGCCGCACATTCTTTCGAAAATACCAATACGGGTGCGTCTCACCCCACCGAAATCACTGTGCCGACAGTGATCAGTGAAGGCCACGTGAGAATTGGCTCACCCATTGGGCCGGCTGACTTGCTTATGAATATTGGTCACTGTGAATTCGATACGCCGGAAAAACAACTGATTGTCTCTTTACTGCCAAACGAGATACTGATTAAAGGGCAGCGTCGTTTCGTCATGCTGCTTGAACTCCTGTTAGATGAAAATCGAAGCAAGCGACCAGGGCGGGAAGTGGTATTGATGCACCTTCTGCAACTACTGTTGGTCGAATCGTTACGGAGTAAGGATGACTTGTCAAAAAAGGCTGGTATTTTGCAGGGGCTACAGCACGAAAAGATCGGATTAGCGCTGCATCTTATACATGAAAAACCAGATTCTGACTGGAAAATCGCACAGCTCGCCAGCCACTGTGCAATGTCTCGCTCATCTTTTTTTGCCGTATTCAATGAGACTGTCGGTATGCCGCCATTGAAATACCTGCTCTTCTGGCGAATGTCGTTAGCGAAAAAAGCACTGATGAGTAGCAATGATAGAATCGAACAGATTGCATTCCGGATAGGTTACCAATCAGCAAGTGCATTCAACGTGGCATTCAATAAGTACGTGGGACTTCCACCGGGAGTGTTCAGACGGCAGAATACAACGTTTCAAAGCTACCCTTCTTCGACTGCTACCAGTACGCCAGATCCTTAAGCTTAAATATTAAGAGAATATCTCCCACACGACCAGCAGATATTTTTAACGGCTCTACAGACACGATTTCCTCTAACAGCTCTAATTCAACAGGAATACAGGTTAACCTAAGGGGATTACAGGGTAATGGCCGTGTTAATACCATGATCGATGGTTCCCGGCAGAGCTCTAATACCTATAGGGGTTATGCAGGCACGCGAGATAACACCTACTTAGACCCTGATTTAATTGGTGGTATCGACATTAAAAAAGGCGTAGATGCCGGTCCTTATTCAGGGAATTGACCCGTCCTGAATAGCGTTGACACGTTTCTGATCTAATTCCGGAGAACGTGATGATGACAGAGTTCAAACGCACACAACGAGATTATCCTCTATCCTCTAAAAAAACAGTGACACGTGCGTGTCAGTTTCTGAGACACAGCAGACAGTCATGGTACCAGGACAATGCCAGGAGCAATAAGAAGCAGAGCAGGAATCTTCACATTCTTGATTCTATCGCCAGAGTCCGATGTCGCGAGCCCCGAATCGGTACGCGTAAACTGCACTTTCTGCTGAACAGTCTGACGGATAAAACACTGAGCATCGGGCGGGATCGCCTGTTTGCCCTGCTGGATGAGCACAGGCTTCTGGTCCCTGTGAACGGTACGGCACTCGGAGGTGTTCTGGCTGAAGCCGCGTGGCGTAGTCGGCCCGTGTTCTATCTGATTGGCGAAAACGATCTGGCCATCCTGCCTGTGGAACAGGAACGGATGGCAACACGAATGAATGCGACGATACAACGGGTGGCCTCCAGCCATGTGCCGATGTTGTCACACCCTCAAGTGGTCGCCGATTTTATCCTACGGGCGGCTTCCTGGTTCTGATACGATGATCACCGATGCCGCAGCCCTGTTTCTGGCTGGTCGCAGGGACGCGGTTCCGGTGTGCCCGCCAAAGCAGATCACAGGAGTAACAGATTGACTTTTTTTAGGAAAACTTCACTCAAAGCGAATTTTTTAATGGATAAACCCGTATAAATCTGATGAGCTGCACTTCCACCCAATGGCTTGACATCTTTCTCCAGAGATCTAAGGTAACAAGGTAGCTGTACCTTAATACCCCGTCTCCCGCCAGTCACATAGCTGTTTCACGACTGGCAGCTCAGAGGAAACCCCATGCAATACAAGAAGCTAGGCTCTACCGGGCTGGATATTTCTGCGTTATGTCTCGGTTGTATGACATATGGTGAGCCGGATGCCGGCGCGCATAGCTGGACACTGAATGAAGAGAAGTCTCGCCCGATCATTGCTCATGCCATCGATAACGGAATAAATTTCTTCGATACGGCCAACAGTTATTCTGCCGGAACGTCCGAAGTTATCGTGGGAAAAGTGTTAAAACAACTGACCAGACGGGAAGAGATTGTTATTGCGACCAAGGTTTTTTTCCCGCCGGGTGCCAGTGATGGCGAAAAAAGACCGAACGGTCAGGGGCTGTCACGTAAAGCCATCATGTCCGAAATCGATAAGAGCCTGCAGCGACTGCAAACGGACTATGTCGATCTGTATCAAATCCATCGTTGGGATTATTCCACCCCCATAGAAGAAACGATGGAAGCGCTGCATGACGTAGTCAAAGCAGGTAAAGCCCGCTACATTGGCGCTTCATCCATGTATGCCTGGCAGTTTGCCAAAGCGCAGGAAATTGCCCGCCGTGAGGGTTGGACGCCGTTTGTATCAATGCAGAACTACGTTAACCTGCTATATCGTGAAGAAGAACGGGAGATGATTCCGTTATGTGCTGACCAGTCCGTGGGATTAATGCCCTGGAGCCCGATGGCACGAGGACGACTGACCCGTCCGGTCGGTGTGACCTCGGCCCGTTCTGAAAGTGATAAGTTCGGTAAAACGTTGTACAGCAAGACGGAAGAAGCAGATAACAAAGTGATTGCTGCGGTCGAAAAAATCGCACAGGAACGTGGCTTACCTATGGCGCAGATTGCACTGGCCTGGGTGCTGGCAAAACCGGAAGTTTCGGCTCCGATTGTCGGCGCGTCCAAAACCGGGCAGATCGATGATGCGATTGCGGCTCTTAGCGTGAAGCTGACGGATGAAGAAATCGGCTTGCTTGAGGAGCATTATATCGCTCATCCGGTAACTGGTTTCAGTTAAGCATTCACCTGCTGCGGTTAACCGGTCTGAGTGCCGGTTACCGCACAGACTTCCGCCCCTGTCCCTGAGTTCCTGCAAACCGGATTAAGCGACTCTTTAATGACCTCACTCACGGCCTGAGCTGAGTGGCTATCAGGGGGTTAGTTTTGCGGTTTTTCCGGGGCAAGCTCCGATGGTGTTGTCAGCTGTTCCCTGTATTCGCGGGTGGCCTTAAGACCGGCGACTGAGAAACGGCTAAAATTTGAAAAACGGGCCTGTGAAATTGCAGATAATAACCATTACCGCGGGCTGGCAATAGCCCGTATAATTGTCGCCAGCGCTTTTGCGCACTATCTGTCCGCACATTCAGGGAAACGGTTATGAAACAAATACACTTTAAATATTATGACATGGTGGAAGAGTATGCGGAGGAGTGCCAGAAACCGGTTGAAGAATCTGAAGCCGATGCTCTGGCTCACTACTTTCAGTTGCTGCTGACTCGCTTGTCAGAAAACCCTGAAATCAGTGAGGAGGACCAGCAGCAGATGGCCACTGAAGCTGGTATCGAACCGCACCGGATTGATGATATTGCTGAATTTCTGAATCAGTGGGGCAATGAGTAACCTGATGCCGGCAGCCACTGTCGACACAGGCGATGGTGGCTAAAATATCCGGTGTTCAGACTTCTCCCTTATTGATAACACCGGGATGCAAATCAGCGCAGGCCAGTGACATAGCAGTCACCAGCCAGCTTCAGAAGATTACAGATCTTTGATCATCCAGATGCCGCAACTGTTATGGCCGGTGTTGCCCATCGGCCCGGACAGATGGGTAAAGCCAAAGGCCTTATATAATCCTACTGCATCTTTCAGCTCATCCAGAGTTTCCAGGTAGCATGCCTGGTATCCCTGTTGCCTGGCGTGCTCAAGCACGAAAGCAATCATGCGCCTGCCCAGCCCCATTCCTTTCACATCCCGGACAAAATAAAGTTTTTGTAATTCGCAGACCCCGTGTTCACCTGGTAAAGGCGCCAGCCCGCCGCCGCCAACAATTTTGCCATTGGCCTCTGCCACCCAGTAACCGCTGCCAGGGCGCTCATAGACGTCGCTTAAACAGTCGAGTTCAGGATCGTGCATACTGACCCCTTCCAGATGATCAATTTTGTTCTCGCGGAAACTGTTACGCACCAGTTCAGCAATGGTGGCGTTATCCCTGGCCTCTATCGGCCGGAAAATCACTCCTGCTTCCCGTTGCCGACGGGCATTACGCAGGCAGCCCGAGAAGCGGCTGATAGTTGAAAAAAAATCTTCAATTTCCTGTGAAGATGAAGAAGCCAGCGCTTCCTCTGTAAAACGATCCGCATTCGCTTCCAGCGTCATTAACCGCTCTCGCCCTGCTTCTGTCAGGCTGAAAGTCGAAGCTCTGCCATCCTGATCGCTGGACTCTTTCAGCAGATATCCCGATTCGCTCAGCGTGCGCAGCGTCCGGCTCATGCTCGCCTTATCAACACATAACCGTGCCGCCAGCTCAGTCCCGCCAGCGGGATGTCGGTTCAGTTCAATCAGGATATGACTTTGCAACGGGGATAATTCTGTTCCGCTGGTTTTACGGCTCAGCATGCCTAATTCTCTGACCATGTCGCGCAATAGGGCGCGGTACTGACGAACCTGTTGATTGTCCATAGAAATGATCCGCGTGGAATAATTGCGACACAGCATAGCCAATTTAGTTAACAGTGTTAACTAAATTTAAAGGCTGATATGTAACTATTTATCTGCCTCTGCGGATGATGTCTGAAATTCCGGCGTACTGAGATCAGAGCCCCTTCTCCGGTAACAGATGCTGTGCCATATAATCGATGAAAACCCGTAATTTGGTCGCAGGATAACGGTGAGAAGGCCAGAGAATACGAAAAACGCCCTGATGACGGGTAGCCTCTGGTAAAACCTGTAGCAACTCTCCCTGAGCAATGTCCTGTTTCACCATAAAGTCCGGCAGACACGCAATCCCGATCCCCTCGCGGACCACACTCAGTAAAACTTCCGTAGTATTACAAATCATCGTGGCCGGAAGAGTCGGCAATGGGTTACCTTCCGGCACTATCAGCGGCCAGGATTCAAACTTTCCGGTTTCCGGAAACTTATGCTGCAAACAGGCGTGAGCTGTCAGCTGTTCGGGGCGTTCCGGTAATCCATTCCGCTCTGCATAGCCCGGTGAAGCCACCAGTTGCAGGGAAAAATGTCCGAGAGTCCGTGATCTCAGACGCGAATCGGCATTCTCACCACTGCGAATTACCGCATCAAAACCCTCTTCAATCACATCCACCAGCCGGTCAGTAAAATCGAGATCCAGTTCAATCTGCGGATACTGGTGCATAAAACCATTGATCACTGGCATCACCAGTCCACTGACCAGTGGCAGACTGACGCGAAGCTTCCCCTTTGCCTCACTGCGGGCCTCAGTCAGTTCTGTCTCTGCTGCTTCCAGTTCACTTAAAATCCTCCGACATCGCTCAAGAAAAAGTGCGCCTTCAGAAGTCAGAGTGATACTACGGGTACTACGGTTAAATAAGCTGACACCCAGTTTTTCTTCAAGTCTGGCAATACTTTTGCCCACTGCTGAAGCAGAGACACCCAGTACCCGCCCCGCTTCAGAGAAGCTGCGCCATTCTGCCGCCTGAACAAAAAAAGTGATGCCGGTAAAGGCTTCCATCGCGTTCACCTGTGAATTTTAGTCCGGTATGTCTGGAACAATAGACTATTTTTCTCTGGTCTGTCGCCTTGTATTGTGCCCTGGTCTGCCCGCCGGGCAGATTGTCAGTTTTCAGGACATCTGTAGATTTCAGTGAGAAAAGACGCCATGACCACCCTGTCTGTAAATACCCCGGCCTCTGCAAGACAGCTGCTGCAACTGATTGCGGCCTGTCTGACAGGGATATTGATCCCTCTTAGTTTTACCGGTCCGGCAATGGTATTACCCGCCATCAGCCATACCATTGGCGGCAGCACAGTTCAGCTTAACTGGGTCGTCAATGGCTATATTCTGACCTATGGCAGTAGCATGATGGCTGCTGGTAGCCTGGCTGATATTTACGGGCGGAAGAGGTTATGGCTCTGCGGGCTGATACTGTTTACTTTGTTTACCAGCCTGATCGCGATAGCTCCTTCCGTTGGCTGGATAGATGTTCTGCGACTGTTACAGGGAACCGGGGGTGCTGCTGCATTTGCCGGGGCAATGTCTTCACTGACACAAACCTTCAGTGGCGCACAGCGCACCCGTGTATTCAGTTTACTCGGAACCACTTTCGGGATAGGACTGGCCTTCGGCCCGTTGGTGGCCGGCTGGTTAACCGCTCTCACCGGCTGGCGGCCGGTGTTTATTGCCACCGCGGGAATCAGCCTGGCAGGTCTGTTGTTAGTGATAATGTTTGCCGAAGAATCACGCCAACCGACAACAGTAAAACCGGACTGGCCTGGCGCGGCCAGTTTTACCGGGGCACTGGCGCTACTGACTATCGCCATTCTGCAGGCCCCTGTTTCAGCACCACATAGCCCGGTGGTAATAATCACCTCTGTGGCCGCGTTACTGTTGTTTATCCTGTTTGTGTTCAGAGAACGACGGGCTCGCCACCCGATGCTTGATTTGTCATTGTTCCGACAGGCACGGTTTTGCGGAGTCCAGTTACTGGCAGCTTCGCCGGCATTTTTCTTTGTCACTTTGATTGTATTACTACCAGGATATCTGATTGGGGTGATTCATCTGGCTCCGGATGTCGCCGGGCGCCAGATGATCGCACTGGCGGCGCCCTTGCTGGTGGTACCTTTTATTGCAGCATCACTGACCCGCTGGCTGTCACCTGCGGTTCTGTCTGCCGCAGGATTGCTAATCACTGCCGGTGGCCTGAGTTATGCCGGCAGCATCCTGGCATCGGGTACTGACAGTGGTCTGGCGTTAGCAATGCTGACCATCGGGACAGGAATTGGCCTGCCCTGGGGACTGATGGACGCTCTGGCAGTCAGTGTCGTTTCTCCGGAGAGAGCAGGTATGGCCACCGGTATTTTTAACTGCGTCAGAGTCTCCGCAGATGGTATAGCGATCGCCATCGTCGGCGTTCTTTTGGCCTCATTACTAAACCATTCACTGGATGCTTCCCTGCCCACTGTCGACCCACAAATCGTACAAACAGCAGCTAACCATCTGGCTCTGGGAGAACTGACATCTGCCACCAGTCTGTTGCCTGCTAACAGCACTCTGCTGGCTTCCCTGTACCTGACCAGACTCAGCACGGTGATGTACGTTTTATCTGCCGGATCAGTGCTGACAGCGGTCATCATTTTCCTGCTGCTTGGTCAGCGCAATAACCGGCCTCCTGCTTCACCAGGCCACTAATCCGCGTCATTCCCTGACTCTCTTTTCTTAGCGGCGCAGAGCATTCTGTGCCGCAGCATCATTCCGGCACAGGAGCCAGAGCATGCAATCTTCTTCTAAAACGGCGGCCACCGGGGCTTCATGGCTGATCACTGCGGTATTTATGCTGTCGAACTCCCCCACACCTTTATACAGCTACTGGCAACATCAGTTCGGATATACCTCCGGAACGCTGACGGTGATTTTCGCACTGTATATCGCGGGTCTGCTGGGTACATTGCTGTTCGCCGGACAGCTATCCGATCACTACGGCCGTAAACCGTTATTATTGCCTGGTCTGGCTGCTGCGATGATTGCCAGTCTGCTATTTGCAACTGCTGAATCTGTGACAGCACTGGCCGTAGCCCGGTTGCTGACCGGCATTGCTGTCGGGGTTATGGTGTCCGCCGGAATGGCGGGAGTGGCTGATCTTTCCGGTCCGCAATCCCGACGGCAGGCGGCATTACTGGCTTCAGCGGCAATGGTTACTGGTGCAGGACTGGGGCCTTTAATTTCCGGTACCCTGATACAAACGCTGAACCATCCGGTAGCTCCGTTGTTTTTACTGCTGTTCAGCGCCCTGCTTGTCGCTACAGTCATAGCGTCCCGCCTGCCTTTTCCACCACCTGTAGCCTCCGCTCAGAACAGCTTTCGTCTGACGTTGCCTTCACTTCCGGCTAAAAATCTCAGTGCACTGTTTTGCGGAATAGGTGCTTTTGCGCCAGGGATTACCGCAACGTCATTTGTACTGGCTCTCGGTCCGTCGCTGCTGACCTTACTCACCCACAACTACAATCCGCTATTGGCGGGGATGATGACCTGTGGCATGTTTATCAGCGCAACTATGTCTCAGGTCCTGGCACGCCGCTGGCAATTACCCAGGGTATTCTCAGTGAGTACCCTGGCTACGGTTCTGTCAATGGTGATGGTGATCGTCGCCATCACCTGCCATGAATATCAGTGGCTGGTTTTTGCCGTGCTTCTGGCAGGAGCCGGCCAGGGGTTAGGCCAGTTTGGCGGGCTGACATTGTTGGCTTTACAGGTGGAAGATCAACGGCGGGCACAGGCTAATGCCTTGCTGAATATCGGGGGTTATCTGCCTGCGGGTATTCTGCCGGTGGTTGCTGGTTACCTGACCGATAAACAGGGCTTGCCTGTCAGTGCAGTGCTGTTTGCCCTGCTACTGACATTATTTGCACTGAGCGGTGGCGTTTATGCACAACGCTTTCTGCGGTCAGCACCAAAAAGCCAGGCGTTGGCCTGAAGTCAAATTTTGCGCAAACGATCCGAAAACTCAGGCAGATATCCGGTTCTGTCTTGGGTTTTCTGTTCAACAGAGTACACTCTGATAACCCGTTCGGACTGGCCAATCTCTGGCCAGCCTTTGTGACAGACCACCTACAGGTGAAAATAATGCGTAAACTGACCGCTGCTTTAGTATGTGCCGCTGTGTTACTGCCGGTATCGATGGCAAATGCACAGATTATTACCCGTGCTCAACAACAAAAAATGGAAAAACAGGGTTTAGGCGGCGGTAAAGGCACCGTCGATGCAGCTTTCGCTTTTACCCGGGATAAAGCCAGTGCAGGTCAGGCAATTAAAGAGATCAGCTGGCTGACACTGAAACCAGGCACTTCTATCGGTTACCACAAACATATTGATAACGAAGACGCTTACATTATTGTATCCGGCAGCGGGTTATTTAAAGACGCCGATGGCAAGGATTATCCGGTCAGTGCCGGAGATATCACTATCGTGCGTAAAGGCGAATCTCACGGACTGACAAATAACGGTAAACAACCGTTAGTGCTGGTGGATGTTATTGCAGCACAGCAGTAATCTTCTGCTCGATCGACGGCTGGCGGCGAAGAATATTTCGCTGCCACAATAGTGGCAGGACTGCCTGCTGTAAAAGTCATCTGTTAACACCGATTTTTAAAGGTAATCGTTATATGCGTGCAGCACTATTTTGCGGTTCCGCCTGCGGAAATGATCCCGTTTTTGTCAGTGAAACCCGGCGTCTGATACGGCAAATGGCCGAACAACAATTCAGCCTGGTCTACGGCGGCGGAAAAGTTGGTTTAATGGGCTGTGTGGCTGACACGGCGATTGAATGCGGGATGGATATCCTCGGGGTGATGCCTGAGGCATTGGTCAGCCATGAACTGGCCCATCCTGGCCTGAGTGAACTCAAAGTTGTTCGCGATATGCACGAGAGAAAATCTCAGATGGCTGCCAGTGCCGATTGTTTTATTGCGCTGCCTGGCGGGGCCGGTACTCTTGAAGAGATTATTGAGGCCTGGACCTGGGCCCAGTTAGGACTGCACCATAAGCCTTGTGCTTTTTTCAATATCAATGGTTTTTTTGACCCGCTACTGACCTTTTTTGAGCGGACGATTACTGACGGTTTTATGAAACAAACCTATGCCGATATGCTGATTGTTTCAGACGATCCTTTAGTACTGGTCGAAAAAATTGGCAGCTACACCCCGCCTCCGGCCAAATGGTCACGTTAACCCAATGATTCCGGCCCCCCCGGGTGGCCGGTTGGGCGTAATTTCCTCGCAAGTGGTTTTGATCACTTAGCAAACCCTCAGAGATCTCCTGACGTCGGTTTATTGCGTAAACATTCACTGTGATTTAAACCCTGAGTAAGCTCACAAATAAGTTAGCTATAACCAGCTGAGCTGGTGAAGTTTATCCTTGCCTGCCAACATCCTCACGAACCGGTACTCAGAAAATCTGACAGTGAAAAAGTAGCGGGTAAATGACGCGGTGTTTTCAACTGGTCGTCACCGGCAGATCTTTCAGCGTCAGGCAGCATTCGCGTTACCAACAGAAAACCGGATTTCGTCAAAAATGTAGTAGTAAATTTAAATACAATTATTTTTACTACATCCCTCAAATCAGTACCCGTTATTGATAATCCAGAAAAAAATCCCATTATTACGGTCTGGCACTGGCTAATTTTGCTGAAAAATGCACAGAGCGTTGGCAACATTGACGATAAAAACCACAGTGAAAGTTGCCAATTTCAGCTTGACTACTACATACCTCGCCCGCAAAATCACGTCAGAGAATGATACTTATTATTGTTTAGCCACATTTATTATGCGCCAGACAACAGTGCACGGTGCGGGAAACTAAATGTCACAACAGACTGATACTGAAAAGAATCATCCGGATTTAATCATCAGAAACCTGCGCGCCGGTTATCAAAAAAACATCATTATTGATGATATCAATCTGCAACTGCCAGCAGGTAAAATGACCATTCTGGCAGGCCCGAACGGTTCAGGAAAATCTACATTACTGAATACCATTGCCCGCATGATAAACCCTATGCACGGGCAGATTATTATTAACGGTAAGGATGTCCACCAACAGCCCACCCGACAACTTGCCCGCCAGCTCGGTATCCTGCCACAAACCCCGTTGCTTCCCGAAGGCCTGACCGTTGCTGAACTGGTGTCACGCGGACGTTTCCCCTGGCAGGGATTCTTACGCCAATGGTCTGAATCTGATGAACTGGCGGTTCAGGAGGCACTCAGGCTGACCGGTACTGAAGCACTGGCCGGTTTGCCGGTAGACAGCCTTTCCGGTGGGCAACGACAACGCTGCTGGATTGCGATGACACTGGCACAACAGACGCCGGTGATTTTGCTCGATGAGCCAACAACCTTTCTCGATTTACGTTATCAGGTCGATATCCTTGAACTGTTGCGGAATCTGACACTGCATCACCAACGCACCGTGATTATGGTGTTACACGATCTGAATTTTGCGGTGAACTATGCAGATTGTCTGGTATTTCTGAAGCAAGGCCGCTTGTGTTCAGTCACTGACAACCCACAGCAATGTACCCCGGAATTAATCCGATCCGTCTTCGATCTGGATGTCCATATGTCTGTGAATCCGCTGACCGGAAAACCCTTTTTTATGCCCTTCCCGGCTGATACGGGTACAACTCTGTGACAACCCTGCTCGCCCACACCGCACAGCGTCGCTCGCGCTATCTGTTATGGCTGCTGCTGTTGTTGCTATTCGTCCTCTGCGGTTCAGTTTTTGAACTGGCTATCGGAGCGCGATTTATCGCTCCTTCGACGGTAATTCAGGCGCTGGTGCATTATGACCCGACCAATTTCGACCACCATGTGGTGGTCGAACTACGGCTACTGCGGCTGGTTGCGGCGCTTATGGTCGGTGCCGCATTGGGTGTTGCAGGGTTACTGCTGCAGGCGGTGATCCGTAACCCTCTCGGAGAACCGCATATTTTGGGACTGAATGCCGGGGCGGCATTTGCGGTTGTTGCCTGTACAGCCTTCGGTGTCAACTGGGTCACAACACCGTTACTGCGCCCGCTGGCAGCGGCCGGGGGAGCTGCTTTAGTATTTAGCCTGGTGATTGCCTTTTCCTCAGCAGGTCGTAGTGGGCTGACGGTGATTAAAGTGACACTGTGCGGCGTCGCTCTCTCTGCATTTACTGCATCTCTGACCGCCACAATACTGATTCTCGATGAGCAGACATTACTGGATATGCGCACCTGGCTGGCCGGTGATCTGGCTGGTCTTCGCTGGCCTGTGGTCAGTGCAGCGGCCCTTCCGCTGCTGCTGGCGGGAATACTGGCCCTCTGGCTGGCACCCGCGCTTAACGCCATGGCCTTAGGCGACCATCAGGCCCGTGGGCTGGGAGTTAATATTTCCCGCACCCGGGGACTGGCGGTGCTGACGATTGCCCTGCTGAGCGGAGTGGCTGTATCACTGGCCGGTCCGATTGGTTTTGTCGGCCTGATTGTGCCAAATATTATCCGACGGCTGGTGACAAACGATTTACAGAAGTCGATCCCGTGCTGTGCAATGGCAGGGGCACTGATTGTACTGGTCGCAGATATCGCTGCCCGTACCCTGGTAGCTCCGCAGGAACTGGCGACCGGGGTAATGACTGCACTGGCCGGTGCCCCGGTATTTATCTTTATTGCATCGAGGCTGTTTA
This region includes:
- a CDS encoding LysR substrate-binding domain-containing protein, translated to MEAFTGITFFVQAAEWRSFSEAGRVLGVSASAVGKSIARLEEKLGVSLFNRSTRSITLTSEGALFLERCRRILSELEAAETELTEARSEAKGKLRVSLPLVSGLVMPVINGFMHQYPQIELDLDFTDRLVDVIEEGFDAVIRSGENADSRLRSRTLGHFSLQLVASPGYAERNGLPERPEQLTAHACLQHKFPETGKFESWPLIVPEGNPLPTLPATMICNTTEVLLSVVREGIGIACLPDFMVKQDIAQGELLQVLPEATRHQGVFRILWPSHRYPATKLRVFIDYMAQHLLPEKGL
- a CDS encoding AraC family transcriptional regulator, with the protein product MSDPLTDIVALLNPKPSHSKLVEGAGQWRIVRKSGGEAFYCAVLDGECLININGQGPQLLVAGDFLLIPAAHSFENTNTGASHPTEITVPTVISEGHVRIGSPIGPADLLMNIGHCEFDTPEKQLIVSLLPNEILIKGQRRFVMLLELLLDENRSKRPGREVVLMHLLQLLLVESLRSKDDLSKKAGILQGLQHEKIGLALHLIHEKPDSDWKIAQLASHCAMSRSSFFAVFNETVGMPPLKYLLFWRMSLAKKALMSSNDRIEQIAFRIGYQSASAFNVAFNKYVGLPPGVFRRQNTTFQSYPSSTATSTPDP
- a CDS encoding cupin domain-containing protein; the encoded protein is MRKLTAALVCAAVLLPVSMANAQIITRAQQQKMEKQGLGGGKGTVDAAFAFTRDKASAGQAIKEISWLTLKPGTSIGYHKHIDNEDAYIIVSGSGLFKDADGKDYPVSAGDITIVRKGESHGLTNNGKQPLVLVDVIAAQQ
- a CDS encoding MFS transporter; translation: MQSSSKTAATGASWLITAVFMLSNSPTPLYSYWQHQFGYTSGTLTVIFALYIAGLLGTLLFAGQLSDHYGRKPLLLPGLAAAMIASLLFATAESVTALAVARLLTGIAVGVMVSAGMAGVADLSGPQSRRQAALLASAAMVTGAGLGPLISGTLIQTLNHPVAPLFLLLFSALLVATVIASRLPFPPPVASAQNSFRLTLPSLPAKNLSALFCGIGAFAPGITATSFVLALGPSLLTLLTHNYNPLLAGMMTCGMFISATMSQVLARRWQLPRVFSVSTLATVLSMVMVIVAITCHEYQWLVFAVLLAGAGQGLGQFGGLTLLALQVEDQRRAQANALLNIGGYLPAGILPVVAGYLTDKQGLPVSAVLFALLLTLFALSGGVYAQRFLRSAPKSQALA
- a CDS encoding DUF2543 family protein, coding for MKQIHFKYYDMVEEYAEECQKPVEESEADALAHYFQLLLTRLSENPEISEEDQQQMATEAGIEPHRIDDIAEFLNQWGNE
- a CDS encoding TonB-dependent receptor plug domain-containing protein, which gives rise to MSSNSSNSTGIQVNLRGLQGNGRVNTMIDGSRQSSNTYRGYAGTRDNTYLDPDLIGGIDIKKGVDAGPYSGN
- a CDS encoding bifunctional helix-turn-helix transcriptional regulator/GNAT family N-acetyltransferase, yielding MDNQQVRQYRALLRDMVRELGMLSRKTSGTELSPLQSHILIELNRHPAGGTELAARLCVDKASMSRTLRTLSESGYLLKESSDQDGRASTFSLTEAGRERLMTLEANADRFTEEALASSSSQEIEDFFSTISRFSGCLRNARRQREAGVIFRPIEARDNATIAELVRNSFRENKIDHLEGVSMHDPELDCLSDVYERPGSGYWVAEANGKIVGGGGLAPLPGEHGVCELQKLYFVRDVKGMGLGRRMIAFVLEHARQQGYQACYLETLDELKDAVGLYKAFGFTHLSGPMGNTGHNSCGIWMIKDL
- a CDS encoding aldo/keto reductase, with protein sequence MQYKKLGSTGLDISALCLGCMTYGEPDAGAHSWTLNEEKSRPIIAHAIDNGINFFDTANSYSAGTSEVIVGKVLKQLTRREEIVIATKVFFPPGASDGEKRPNGQGLSRKAIMSEIDKSLQRLQTDYVDLYQIHRWDYSTPIEETMEALHDVVKAGKARYIGASSMYAWQFAKAQEIARREGWTPFVSMQNYVNLLYREEEREMIPLCADQSVGLMPWSPMARGRLTRPVGVTSARSESDKFGKTLYSKTEEADNKVIAAVEKIAQERGLPMAQIALAWVLAKPEVSAPIVGASKTGQIDDAIAALSVKLTDEEIGLLEEHYIAHPVTGFS
- a CDS encoding MFS transporter, which translates into the protein MTTLSVNTPASARQLLQLIAACLTGILIPLSFTGPAMVLPAISHTIGGSTVQLNWVVNGYILTYGSSMMAAGSLADIYGRKRLWLCGLILFTLFTSLIAIAPSVGWIDVLRLLQGTGGAAAFAGAMSSLTQTFSGAQRTRVFSLLGTTFGIGLAFGPLVAGWLTALTGWRPVFIATAGISLAGLLLVIMFAEESRQPTTVKPDWPGAASFTGALALLTIAILQAPVSAPHSPVVIITSVAALLLFILFVFRERRARHPMLDLSLFRQARFCGVQLLAASPAFFFVTLIVLLPGYLIGVIHLAPDVAGRQMIALAAPLLVVPFIAASLTRWLSPAVLSAAGLLITAGGLSYAGSILASGTDSGLALAMLTIGTGIGLPWGLMDALAVSVVSPERAGMATGIFNCVRVSADGIAIAIVGVLLASLLNHSLDASLPTVDPQIVQTAANHLALGELTSATSLLPANSTLLASLYLTRLSTVMYVLSAGSVLTAVIIFLLLGQRNNRPPASPGH
- a CDS encoding alpha/beta fold hydrolase, producing MNGTALGGVLAEAAWRSRPVFYLIGENDLAILPVEQERMATRMNATIQRVASSHVPMLSHPQVVADFILRAASWF
- a CDS encoding LOG family protein; translation: MRAALFCGSACGNDPVFVSETRRLIRQMAEQQFSLVYGGGKVGLMGCVADTAIECGMDILGVMPEALVSHELAHPGLSELKVVRDMHERKSQMAASADCFIALPGGAGTLEEIIEAWTWAQLGLHHKPCAFFNINGFFDPLLTFFERTITDGFMKQTYADMLIVSDDPLVLVEKIGSYTPPPAKWSR